In the Pseudomonas sp. ADAK2 genome, one interval contains:
- a CDS encoding acyl-CoA thioesterase, with the protein MGWDRATPFIIDLEVGAEDIDGLGHANNAVYVTWLERCAWRHSQRLGLDLVEYRRLDRAMAVVRHEIDYLAAAYEGDELQLATWIVDWDQRLKMTRHFQLKRPSDNTTLLRAQTTFVCIELSSGKPKRMPAEFVEGYGPALQIPV; encoded by the coding sequence ATGGGCTGGGATCGGGCAACGCCATTTATCATTGATCTGGAAGTCGGCGCCGAGGACATCGACGGGCTGGGCCACGCGAACAACGCGGTGTACGTGACCTGGCTCGAGCGCTGTGCCTGGCGCCACTCGCAACGGCTCGGCCTGGACCTGGTCGAGTACCGGCGGCTGGATCGGGCGATGGCCGTGGTGCGTCATGAGATCGATTACCTCGCTGCCGCCTATGAAGGCGATGAGTTGCAATTGGCGACCTGGATCGTCGATTGGGACCAGCGCCTGAAAATGACCCGACACTTCCAGCTCAAGCGCCCCAGCGACAACACCACGTTGCTGCGCGCGCAAACCACCTTCGTCTGCATCGAACTGTCCAGCGGCAAGCCCAAGCGCATGCCGGCGGAGTTCGTCGAGGGCTACGGCCCGGCGTTGCAAATCCCTGTTTAG
- a CDS encoding alpha/beta fold hydrolase produces MSTLKWVRSVNGTLGWVAPHMVASKMRQAFMTPRTFAPGDWELPLLAKSERITLRFGLSALRWGQGPTVLLMHGWEGRPTQFASLITALVDAGYTVVALDGPAHGRSPGREANVVLFARAMLEAAAELPPLQAVIGHSMGGASAMLAVQLGLRTETLVTIGAPARILGVLRGFARYVRLPPKARSAFIRQVEKDVGMRAATLDVAHYQLDMPGLIVHAEDDRYVPAKESQLIHEAWFDSRLLRLEEGGHHRVMADPRVIDGVLSLLSGRSLQARQSA; encoded by the coding sequence ATGAGCACGTTAAAGTGGGTTCGTAGCGTTAATGGCACCTTGGGTTGGGTCGCACCACACATGGTCGCGAGCAAAATGCGCCAGGCCTTCATGACACCGCGCACGTTCGCACCCGGTGACTGGGAATTGCCGCTGCTGGCGAAATCCGAGCGCATCACCTTGCGCTTCGGCCTCTCGGCGTTGCGCTGGGGGCAGGGCCCGACGGTCTTGCTGATGCACGGCTGGGAAGGCCGGCCGACCCAATTCGCCAGCCTGATCACCGCGCTGGTGGATGCCGGCTACACCGTAGTGGCGCTGGACGGCCCGGCCCACGGTCGTTCACCCGGGCGTGAGGCCAATGTGGTGCTGTTCGCTCGGGCCATGCTCGAAGCGGCCGCGGAGTTGCCGCCTCTGCAAGCGGTGATCGGCCACTCCATGGGCGGCGCCAGTGCGATGCTCGCCGTGCAGTTGGGGCTGCGCACCGAAACCCTGGTCACGATTGGCGCCCCGGCGCGGATTCTTGGCGTACTGCGCGGTTTTGCCCGTTATGTACGACTGCCACCGAAAGCCCGCTCGGCGTTCATCCGTCAGGTCGAGAAAGACGTCGGCATGCGCGCTGCCACCCTGGATGTCGCGCACTATCAACTCGATATGCCGGGGCTGATCGTCCACGCTGAAGACGATCGCTATGTGCCCGCCAAAGAATCGCAACTGATCCACGAAGCCTGGTTCGACAGCCGCCTGCTGCGCCTGGAAGAGGGCGGTCATCACCGCGTGATGGCAGACCCTCGGGTGATTGATGGGGTGCTATCACTGCTGTCAGGGCGCAGCCTTCAAGCGCGGCAATCAGCCTGA
- a CDS encoding TetR/AcrR family transcriptional regulator: protein MNDKKAQTRERILKAASAALIQRGPAEPSVGEVMGAAGLTVGGFYAHFESKDAMMLEAFKQLLGHRRGLIADMDAELTGEERRALVAAFYLSRKHRDSSDSACPIPASVGELGRLPDEFRVALNEHVEMMVAQLAASPEDTDKALADMALMVGGLALARALGPGELSDRLLRAAKSAVL, encoded by the coding sequence ATGAACGATAAAAAAGCTCAAACCCGCGAACGCATCCTCAAGGCTGCCAGCGCAGCGCTGATTCAGCGCGGCCCGGCCGAGCCGAGCGTGGGCGAAGTGATGGGCGCGGCCGGTCTGACGGTCGGCGGCTTCTACGCACACTTCGAAAGCAAGGACGCGATGATGCTGGAAGCGTTCAAGCAGTTGCTCGGTCACCGCCGTGGCTTGATCGCCGACATGGACGCCGAGTTGACCGGCGAAGAGCGTCGTGCCTTGGTGGCTGCGTTTTATCTGTCTCGCAAACACCGTGATTCCTCTGATTCAGCGTGCCCGATTCCGGCTTCGGTTGGTGAACTGGGCCGTCTGCCGGACGAATTCCGTGTGGCGTTGAATGAGCATGTGGAAATGATGGTCGCGCAGTTGGCGGCCAGCCCGGAAGACACCGACAAAGCCTTGGCCGACATGGCCTTGATGGTCGGTGGTTTGGCCCTGGCGCGGGCGTTGGGGCCAGGCGAATTGTCCGATCGATTGCTGCGCGCCGCTAAATCCGCGGTGCTATGA
- the gltX gene encoding glutamate--tRNA ligase, whose translation MTTVRTRIAPSPTGDPHVGTAYIALFNYCFAKQHGGEFILRIEDTDQLRSTRESEQQIFDALRWLGIDWSEGPDVGGPHGPYRQSERGDIYQKYCQQLVDMGHAFPCFCTAEELDQMRAEQMARGETPRYDGRALLLSKEEVARRLAAGEPHVIRMKVPSEGVCVVPDMLRGDVEIPWDRMDMQVLMKTDGLPTYFLANVVDDHLMGITHVLRGEEWLPSAPKLILLYEYFGWEQPELCYMPLLRNPDKSKLSKRKNPTSVTFYERMGFMPEAMLNYLGRMGWSMPDEREKFSLQEMVDNFDLSRVSLGGPIFDVEKLSWLNGQWLRDLPVEEFASRLQTWALNPEYMMKIAPHVQGRVETFSQVAPLAGFFFAGGVNPDAKLFESKKLSGDQVRQLMQLILWKLESLRQWEKDSITATIQAVVESLELKLRDAMPLMFAAITGQASSVSVLDAMEILGPDLTRFRLRQALDLLGGVSKKENKEWEKLLGNIA comes from the coding sequence ATGACCACCGTCCGCACGCGCATCGCGCCATCGCCTACCGGGGACCCCCACGTAGGTACCGCTTACATCGCATTGTTCAACTACTGCTTTGCCAAGCAGCACGGCGGTGAGTTCATCCTGCGGATCGAAGACACCGATCAATTGCGTTCGACCCGCGAGTCCGAACAGCAGATTTTCGACGCCCTGCGCTGGTTGGGCATCGACTGGAGCGAAGGCCCGGACGTCGGCGGCCCGCACGGTCCTTACCGGCAGAGCGAGCGCGGCGACATCTATCAGAAGTACTGCCAGCAACTGGTTGATATGGGCCACGCCTTCCCGTGCTTCTGCACCGCCGAAGAACTGGACCAAATGCGCGCCGAGCAAATGGCTCGCGGCGAAACCCCACGTTACGACGGCCGTGCGCTGCTGCTGTCCAAGGAAGAAGTCGCTCGTCGTCTGGCTGCTGGCGAGCCGCACGTGATCCGCATGAAAGTGCCGAGCGAAGGCGTTTGCGTGGTGCCGGACATGCTGCGGGGCGACGTCGAGATCCCGTGGGATCGCATGGACATGCAAGTGCTGATGAAGACCGACGGCTTGCCGACGTACTTCCTGGCCAACGTGGTCGATGACCACTTGATGGGCATCACCCACGTACTGCGCGGTGAAGAATGGCTGCCATCGGCGCCAAAACTGATTCTGCTGTACGAATACTTCGGCTGGGAACAACCGGAGCTGTGCTACATGCCGCTACTGCGTAACCCGGACAAGAGCAAGCTGTCCAAGCGCAAGAACCCGACCTCGGTGACGTTCTACGAGCGCATGGGCTTCATGCCGGAAGCGATGCTCAACTACCTGGGCCGCATGGGCTGGTCGATGCCGGACGAGCGCGAGAAGTTCTCGTTGCAGGAAATGGTCGACAACTTCGACCTGAGCCGTGTATCCCTCGGCGGGCCGATTTTCGACGTCGAGAAGCTGTCGTGGCTCAACGGCCAGTGGCTGCGTGACCTGCCGGTGGAAGAGTTTGCCAGCCGCTTGCAGACCTGGGCGCTGAACCCGGAATACATGATGAAAATCGCTCCGCACGTGCAGGGCCGGGTTGAGACTTTCAGCCAGGTCGCACCGCTGGCCGGGTTCTTTTTTGCCGGTGGCGTGAACCCGGACGCGAAGCTGTTCGAATCCAAGAAGCTCTCGGGTGATCAGGTTCGGCAGTTGATGCAGTTGATCCTCTGGAAGCTCGAAAGCCTGCGTCAGTGGGAGAAGGACAGCATCACCGCGACTATTCAGGCGGTGGTTGAATCCCTGGAGCTGAAGCTGCGTGACGCCATGCCGCTGATGTTCGCTGCGATTACTGGCCAGGCCAGTTCGGTGTCGGTGCTCGATGCGATGGAAATCCTTGGTCCGGATCTGACCCGTTTCCGCCTGCGCCAGGCCCTCGACTTGCTCGGTGGCGTGTCGAAGAAGGAAAACAAGGAGTGGGAAAAACTGTTGGGCAATATCGCCTGA
- a CDS encoding HlyD family secretion protein, whose product MPAQLKRRLFIFLLIVLLIAGGFFAHWFFKGRFYESTDNAYVQGEITRVSSQLGARIDEVLVQDNQHVEKGQLLIKLEGDDFHLAVDRANAALATREAERLQAQSKLTQQASLIAASDAQVVSSQASLGRSQIDLSRAEALRKPGYVSEERVTTLSADNHIARSQVTKAQADAQSQRQQVNALSAEIKRLDAMIANAKTDLAQAQLNLTRSEIHAPISGLIGQRAARNGQYVQAGAYLLSIVPDQDIWIQANFKETQIGHMQPGQKAELTFDAYGDTPIEARVNSLFAASGAQFSLLPPDNATGNFTKVVQRIPVKLTFAADNPLHGKIRPGMSVTVKVNIKDAPDDGR is encoded by the coding sequence ATGCCTGCCCAACTCAAGCGTCGCCTGTTTATTTTCCTATTGATCGTCCTATTGATCGCCGGGGGCTTCTTTGCCCATTGGTTTTTCAAGGGGCGTTTTTATGAAAGCACTGACAACGCTTATGTCCAGGGCGAGATCACCCGCGTCTCCAGCCAATTGGGCGCACGCATCGATGAAGTGCTGGTGCAGGACAATCAGCACGTCGAAAAAGGCCAACTGTTGATCAAGCTCGAAGGCGATGACTTCCACCTCGCCGTCGACCGCGCCAACGCCGCCCTCGCCACCCGCGAAGCCGAGCGCCTGCAAGCCCAGAGCAAACTGACCCAGCAGGCCAGCCTGATTGCCGCCAGCGACGCGCAAGTGGTGTCCAGCCAGGCCAGCCTCGGCCGCTCGCAAATCGACCTGTCCCGAGCCGAAGCCCTGCGCAAACCTGGCTACGTCTCGGAAGAACGGGTGACCACCCTCTCCGCCGACAACCACATCGCCCGCTCGCAAGTGACCAAGGCCCAGGCCGATGCGCAAAGTCAGCGCCAGCAAGTCAACGCCCTGAGCGCCGAGATCAAGCGCCTCGACGCGATGATCGCCAACGCCAAGACCGACCTGGCCCAGGCACAACTGAACCTGACCCGCAGCGAAATCCATGCGCCGATCAGCGGCCTCATCGGCCAACGCGCCGCGCGCAATGGCCAGTACGTGCAGGCCGGCGCCTATCTGCTGTCGATCGTCCCGGACCAGGACATCTGGATTCAGGCCAACTTCAAGGAAACCCAGATCGGCCACATGCAGCCCGGGCAGAAAGCCGAACTGACGTTCGACGCCTACGGCGACACGCCGATTGAAGCCCGAGTCAACAGCCTGTTCGCCGCCTCCGGCGCACAGTTCAGCCTGTTGCCGCCGGACAATGCCACGGGCAATTTCACCAAAGTCGTACAACGGATTCCGGTAAAACTGACGTTCGCCGCGGACAATCCGCTGCACGGCAAGATCCGCCCGGGGATGTCGGTCACCGTCAAAGTGAACATCAAAGACGCCCCTGACGATGGCCGGTGA
- a CDS encoding MDR family MFS transporter, whose amino-acid sequence MAGDQLLRPAGEPTRRDWIAVMSVMLGAFMAVLDIQITNSSLKDIQGALSATLEEGSWISTSYLVAEIIMIPLTAWLVQLLSARRLAVWVSLGFLAASLLCSMAWSLESMIVFRALQGFTGGALIPLAFTLTLIKLPEHHRAKGMAMFAMTATFAPSIGPTIGGWLTENWGWEYIFYINIPPGLIMIAGLMYGLEKKEAHWELLKSTDYMGILTLGVGLGCLQVFLEEGHRKDWLESSLIVSLGSIALFSLITFVIVQFSKPNPLINLRILGNRNFGLSSISSLGMGVGLYGSIYLLPLYLAQIQNYNALQIGEVIMWMGVPQLFLIPLVPKLMKFIPPKWLCTIGFGLFGLASFSSGVLNPDFAGPQFNQIQIIRALGQPLIMVTISLIATAYILPQDAGSASSLFNILRNLGGAIGIALLATLLDARTKTYFDYLRESIVPSNPQVAERMASMADRFGSDTAALGKMSEIVHQQASIMAYNDAFHFVGIALGISMLAVLLTKALPAGLKAGEAH is encoded by the coding sequence ATGGCCGGTGATCAACTGCTTCGCCCGGCCGGCGAACCGACCCGGCGGGACTGGATTGCAGTCATGAGCGTGATGCTCGGCGCCTTTATGGCGGTGCTCGACATCCAGATAACCAACTCCTCGCTCAAGGACATCCAGGGCGCGCTGTCGGCGACTCTGGAAGAAGGCTCGTGGATTTCCACCTCGTACCTGGTGGCGGAAATCATCATGATCCCGCTCACCGCGTGGCTGGTGCAGTTGCTTTCGGCACGGCGCCTGGCAGTGTGGGTGTCCCTCGGTTTTCTCGCGGCCTCGCTGTTGTGCTCGATGGCCTGGAGCCTGGAAAGCATGATCGTCTTTCGCGCCCTGCAGGGTTTCACCGGCGGCGCGCTGATCCCTCTCGCATTCACACTGACGCTAATCAAACTCCCGGAACACCACCGCGCCAAAGGCATGGCCATGTTCGCCATGACCGCGACCTTTGCGCCCTCCATCGGCCCGACCATCGGTGGCTGGCTCACGGAAAACTGGGGCTGGGAATACATTTTCTACATCAACATCCCGCCCGGCCTGATCATGATCGCCGGCCTGATGTATGGCCTGGAGAAGAAAGAAGCGCATTGGGAACTGCTGAAAAGCACTGACTACATGGGCATTCTCACCCTCGGCGTCGGCCTCGGTTGCTTGCAGGTGTTTCTTGAAGAAGGCCACCGCAAGGATTGGCTGGAATCGAGCCTGATCGTGAGCCTGGGCAGCATTGCGCTGTTCAGCCTGATCACCTTTGTGATCGTGCAGTTTTCCAAGCCCAATCCGCTGATCAACCTGCGCATCCTTGGCAATCGCAACTTCGGGCTGTCGAGCATTTCCAGCCTGGGGATGGGGGTCGGGTTGTATGGCTCGATCTATCTGCTGCCGCTGTACCTGGCGCAGATCCAGAACTACAACGCGCTGCAGATCGGCGAAGTGATCATGTGGATGGGCGTGCCGCAGTTGTTCCTGATTCCGCTGGTGCCGAAGCTGATGAAATTCATCCCGCCAAAATGGCTGTGCACCATTGGCTTTGGGCTGTTCGGCCTGGCGAGTTTTTCCTCGGGGGTGTTGAATCCGGACTTCGCCGGGCCGCAGTTCAATCAGATCCAGATCATCCGTGCGCTGGGCCAGCCGTTGATCATGGTGACCATCTCGCTGATCGCCACCGCGTACATCCTGCCCCAGGACGCGGGGTCGGCGTCGAGCCTGTTCAACATCCTGCGCAACCTCGGCGGCGCGATTGGCATCGCCCTGCTCGCCACGTTGCTGGATGCGCGGACCAAGACGTACTTTGATTATTTGCGCGAGTCGATCGTGCCGAGCAATCCTCAGGTGGCCGAGCGGATGGCGTCGATGGCGGACCGGTTTGGCAGTGACACGGCGGCACTGGGCAAGATGAGTGAAATCGTGCATCAGCAGGCGTCGATCATGGCCTATAACGATGCGTTTCACTTTGTCGGGATTGCGCTGGGGATCAGCATGTTGGCGGTGTTGCTGACCAAGGCGTTGCCGGCGGGATTGAAGGCTGGGGAGGCGCACTAG
- the uvrB gene encoding excinuclease ABC subunit UvrB, with the protein MSEFQLVTRFEPAGDQPEAIRLMVEGIEAGLAHQTLLGVTGSGKTFSIANVIAQVQRPTLVLAPNKTLAAQLYGEFKAFFPNNAVEYFVSYYDYYQPEAYVPSSDTFIEKDASINDHIEQMRLSATKALLERKDAIIVTTVSCIYGLGSPETYLKMVLHVDRGDKLDQRALLRRLADLQYTRNDMDFARATFRVRGDVIDIHPAESDFEAIRIELFDDEVEKISAFDPLTGEVTRQLPRFTFYPKSHYVTPRETLLGAIEGIKVELQERLDYLRTNNKLVEAQRLEQRTRFDLEMILELGYCNGIENYSRYLSGRESGQAPPTLFDYLPADALLVIDESHVSVPQVGAMYKGDRSRKETLVEYGFRLPSALDNRPMRFDEFENISPQTIFVSATPGNYEAEHAGRVVEQLVRPTGLVDPQIEIRPALTQVDDLLSEIGKRVALEERVLVTTLTKRMSEDLTDYLADHGVRVRYLHSDIDTVERVEIIRDLRLGTFDVLVGINLLREGLDMPEVSLVAILDADKEGFLRSERSLIQTIGRAARNLNGRAILYADRITGSMERAIGETERRRDKQIAFNLANGITPKGVFKDVADIMEGATVPGSRSKKRKGMAKAAEESAKYEAELRSPGEIAKRIKALEEKMYALARDLEFEAAAQMRDEIGKLRDRLITV; encoded by the coding sequence ATGTCTGAATTCCAGCTAGTCACCCGCTTCGAGCCCGCCGGCGATCAGCCGGAAGCCATCCGCCTGATGGTCGAGGGCATCGAAGCCGGGCTGGCGCACCAGACTCTGCTCGGTGTGACCGGCTCGGGCAAGACCTTCAGCATCGCCAACGTGATCGCCCAAGTACAGCGCCCGACCCTGGTGCTGGCGCCGAACAAGACCCTGGCCGCGCAGTTGTACGGCGAATTCAAGGCATTCTTCCCGAACAACGCCGTCGAATACTTCGTTTCCTACTACGACTACTACCAGCCCGAAGCGTATGTGCCGTCGTCGGACACCTTCATCGAGAAGGATGCGTCGATCAACGACCACATCGAACAGATGCGACTCTCGGCGACCAAAGCGCTGCTGGAGCGCAAGGACGCGATCATCGTCACCACGGTGTCCTGCATCTACGGTCTGGGCAGCCCGGAAACCTATCTGAAAATGGTGCTGCACGTGGATCGCGGCGACAAGCTCGATCAGCGCGCGTTGCTGCGTCGGCTCGCCGATCTGCAATACACCCGCAATGACATGGATTTCGCCCGCGCGACCTTCCGGGTTCGCGGTGACGTGATCGATATCCACCCGGCGGAATCCGATTTCGAAGCGATCCGCATCGAGCTGTTCGACGATGAAGTGGAGAAGATTTCCGCCTTCGATCCGCTGACCGGCGAAGTCACCCGGCAGTTGCCGCGCTTCACTTTCTATCCGAAAAGCCACTACGTGACGCCGCGGGAAACCCTGCTCGGTGCCATCGAAGGCATCAAGGTCGAGCTTCAGGAGCGCCTGGACTACCTGCGCACCAACAACAAACTGGTGGAAGCCCAGCGTCTGGAGCAGCGCACCCGTTTTGACCTCGAGATGATTCTCGAACTGGGTTACTGCAACGGCATCGAAAACTACTCGCGCTACCTGTCCGGTCGTGAATCCGGCCAGGCGCCGCCAACCTTGTTCGATTACCTGCCGGCCGATGCCTTGCTGGTGATCGACGAATCCCACGTCAGCGTGCCGCAGGTCGGCGCGATGTATAAGGGCGACCGATCCCGTAAAGAGACGCTGGTGGAGTACGGTTTCCGTCTGCCGTCGGCGCTGGACAATCGGCCGATGCGTTTCGACGAGTTCGAAAACATCAGTCCGCAGACGATTTTTGTCTCGGCCACACCGGGCAACTATGAGGCGGAACATGCTGGCCGCGTGGTCGAGCAACTGGTGCGCCCGACCGGTCTGGTAGACCCGCAAATCGAAATCCGTCCGGCGCTGACCCAGGTCGACGATCTGCTCTCGGAAATCGGCAAACGCGTGGCGCTGGAGGAGCGGGTACTGGTCACCACGCTGACCAAGCGCATGTCCGAAGACTTGACCGATTACCTGGCCGACCACGGCGTGCGCGTGCGATACCTGCACTCGGACATCGACACCGTGGAGCGGGTCGAAATCATCCGCGATTTGCGCCTCGGCACCTTCGACGTGCTGGTGGGGATCAACTTGCTGCGTGAAGGCCTGGACATGCCGGAAGTGTCATTGGTGGCGATTCTCGATGCGGACAAGGAAGGCTTCTTGCGTTCCGAGCGCTCGCTGATTCAGACCATCGGCCGAGCAGCGCGGAACCTCAATGGTCGGGCGATTTTGTACGCCGACCGCATCACCGGTTCCATGGAACGGGCGATCGGCGAGACCGAGCGTCGTCGCGACAAGCAGATCGCGTTCAACCTGGCCAATGGCATCACGCCCAAAGGTGTGTTCAAGGACGTCGCCGACATCATGGAAGGCGCCACCGTGCCGGGTTCGCGCAGCAAGAAGCGCAAAGGCATGGCCAAGGCCGCCGAGGAGAGCGCCAAGTACGAAGCCGAATTGCGCTCGCCGGGTGAAATCGCCAAGCGCATCAAAGCGCTGGAAGAGAAGATGTATGCGTTGGCCCGCGACCTCGAATTTGAAGCCGCGGCGCAGATGCGAGATGAGATTGGCAAGTTGCGGGATCGGTTGATCACGGTTTGA
- a CDS encoding amino acid aminotransferase: MSLFSAVEMAPRDPILGLNEAFNADTRTNKVNLGVGVYCNEEGRIPLLRAVVEAETIRVAQHASRGYLPIDGIAAYDQAVQKLLFGNDSPLIASGRVLTTQAVGGTGALKIGADFLKQLLPNAVVAISDPSWENHRALFETAGFPVQNYRYYDAATHDVNRAGLLEDLNALPNGSIVVLHACCHNPTGVDLSPADWNNVLDVVKAKGHVPFLDMAYQGFGDGIDEDAAAVRLFAESGLTFFVSSSFSKSFSLYGERVGALSIVSESKEESARVLSQVKRVIRTNYSNPPTHGASIVAAVLNSPVLRAQWEEELAEMRLRIRGMRIQMVEALAKQAPQRDFSFVGRQRGMFSYSGLTVEQVTRLRSEFGIYALDTGRICVAALNQSNIDAVTKAIVAVI, encoded by the coding sequence ATGAGCCTGTTCTCCGCTGTCGAAATGGCACCACGCGATCCAATCCTGGGCCTCAACGAAGCATTCAACGCCGATACCCGTACCAACAAGGTCAACCTGGGGGTCGGTGTTTACTGCAACGAGGAGGGGCGAATTCCACTCCTGCGCGCCGTTGTCGAAGCCGAGACGATTCGCGTCGCTCAACACGCTTCCCGTGGCTACTTGCCTATCGACGGTATTGCCGCCTACGACCAGGCCGTGCAAAAACTGCTGTTCGGCAATGACTCGCCGCTGATCGCTTCCGGCCGCGTCCTCACCACTCAAGCCGTTGGCGGTACTGGCGCCCTGAAAATCGGTGCCGACTTCCTCAAGCAACTGCTGCCGAACGCTGTCGTGGCGATCAGCGACCCGAGCTGGGAAAACCACCGCGCGCTGTTCGAAACCGCCGGTTTCCCGGTGCAGAACTATCGCTATTACGACGCCGCTACCCACGACGTTAACCGCGCCGGCCTGCTGGAAGACCTGAACGCCCTGCCGAACGGCTCGATCGTTGTGCTGCACGCGTGCTGCCACAACCCGACTGGCGTGGACCTGAGCCCGGCGGACTGGAACAACGTACTGGACGTGGTGAAAGCCAAGGGTCACGTACCGTTCCTCGACATGGCCTACCAGGGCTTCGGCGACGGCATCGACGAAGACGCCGCGGCTGTGCGCCTGTTCGCGGAATCGGGCCTGACCTTCTTCGTTTCCAGCTCGTTCTCCAAATCGTTCTCGCTGTACGGCGAGCGCGTTGGCGCCCTGTCGATCGTCAGCGAATCGAAAGAAGAAAGCGCGCGCGTGCTGTCGCAAGTCAAACGCGTGATCCGCACCAACTACTCCAACCCGCCGACCCACGGTGCAAGCATCGTTGCCGCCGTGCTGAACAGCCCGGTGCTGCGCGCACAGTGGGAAGAAGAACTGGCGGAAATGCGCCTGCGGATTCGCGGCATGCGCATCCAGATGGTTGAAGCATTGGCGAAGCAAGCGCCGCAGCGCGACTTCAGCTTTGTCGGTCGCCAGCGCGGCATGTTCTCCTACTCCGGCCTGACGGTTGAGCAAGTGACCCGTCTGCGCAGCGAGTTCGGCATCTACGCCCTGGACACCGGCCGCATCTGCGTAGCGGCGCTGAACCAGAGCAACATCGATGCAGTAACCAAGGCCATCGTTGCGGTGATCTGA
- a CDS encoding nucleobase:cation symporter-2 family protein, which translates to MKTPHVSHQRPEDENLGIGANMAYGLQHVLTMYGGIVAVPLIIGQAAGLSPADIGLLIAASLFAGGLATLLQTLGLPFFGCQLPLVQGVSFSGVATMVAIVSSGGEGGFQSILGAVIAASLIGLLITPVFSRITKFFPPLVTGIVITTIGLTLMPVAARWAMGGNSHAPDFGSMANIGLAAVTLVLVLLLSKIGSATISRLSILLAMVIGTVIAVFLGMADFSSVTQGPMFGFPTPFHFGMPTFHFAAILSMCIVIMVTLVETSADILAVGEIIGTKVDSKRLGNGLRADMLSSMIAPIFGSFTQSAFAQNVGLVAVTGIKSRFVVATGGVFLVVLGLLPFMGRVIAAVPTSVLGGAGIVLFGTVAASGIRTLSKVDYRNNVNLIIVATSIGFGMIPIAAPNFYDHFPSWFATIFHSGISSSAIMAIVLNLTFNHFTTGNSDQQSVFAAGTERVLRYQDLAALREGDYFSEGKLHDCDGKEIPVVEAEHGHAEPRAVHAKSGEHV; encoded by the coding sequence ATGAAAACGCCCCATGTTTCACACCAACGGCCTGAGGATGAAAATCTCGGGATCGGCGCGAATATGGCTTACGGCCTGCAACACGTCCTGACCATGTACGGCGGCATCGTCGCGGTACCCTTGATCATCGGCCAGGCGGCCGGGCTTTCGCCGGCGGACATCGGTTTGTTGATTGCTGCTTCATTGTTTGCGGGGGGCTTGGCGACCTTGCTACAGACCCTCGGTCTACCGTTTTTCGGTTGTCAGTTGCCGCTGGTACAGGGCGTGTCGTTCTCCGGCGTCGCGACCATGGTGGCGATTGTCAGCAGCGGCGGGGAGGGTGGCTTTCAGTCGATCCTCGGGGCGGTGATTGCCGCGTCATTGATCGGTTTGCTGATCACACCGGTGTTCTCACGGATCACCAAGTTCTTCCCGCCGCTGGTCACCGGCATTGTGATCACCACCATCGGCCTGACGCTGATGCCGGTGGCCGCACGCTGGGCCATGGGCGGCAACAGTCATGCCCCGGACTTCGGCAGCATGGCCAATATCGGTCTGGCGGCCGTGACCCTGGTGCTGGTGCTGCTGCTGAGCAAGATCGGCAGCGCAACCATCTCTCGCCTGTCGATTCTGCTGGCCATGGTCATCGGCACGGTGATCGCGGTATTCCTCGGCATGGCGGACTTCTCCTCCGTGACCCAAGGCCCGATGTTCGGCTTCCCGACCCCGTTCCACTTCGGCATGCCGACCTTCCACTTCGCCGCGATCCTGTCGATGTGCATCGTGATCATGGTGACCCTGGTGGAAACTTCCGCCGACATCCTGGCGGTGGGCGAAATCATTGGCACCAAGGTCGACTCCAAACGCCTGGGCAATGGCCTGCGTGCTGACATGTTGTCGAGCATGATCGCGCCGATCTTCGGTTCCTTCACCCAAAGCGCGTTCGCCCAGAACGTCGGGCTGGTGGCGGTGACCGGGATCAAGAGCCGCTTCGTGGTGGCCACTGGCGGTGTGTTCCTGGTGGTCCTTGGCCTGCTGCCATTCATGGGCCGGGTGATTGCGGCAGTACCGACCTCGGTGCTCGGCGGCGCCGGTATCGTGCTGTTTGGCACCGTGGCCGCCAGCGGCATTCGTACGCTGTCCAAGGTCGACTATCGTAACAACGTCAACCTGATCATCGTCGCCACCTCCATCGGCTTCGGCATGATCCCCATCGCGGCACCGAACTTCTACGATCACTTCCCGAGCTGGTTCGCGACGATCTTCCATTCGGGCATCAGTTCGTCGGCGATCATGGCCATCGTCCTGAACCTGACCTTCAACCATTTCACCACCGGCAACTCGGATCAGCAGTCGGTGTTTGCGGCCGGTACTGAACGCGTCCTGCGCTACCAGGACCTGGCGGCATTGCGTGAAGGCGATTATTTCAGCGAAGGCAAGCTGCATGACTGCGACGGGAAGGAGATCCCGGTGGTCGAGGCGGAGCATGGGCACGCGGAACCGCGGGCGGTGCATGCGAAGAGTGGGGAGCATGTCTGA